The sequence AGTGAGTGCCTACTATAATGACAGGCTTTGTTTCAGGCAGTAGGACTACTTCAGTTaataaaaaagtcaaaattttctATCCTTGGTTGTTTGTGTGATTCTCTGTTACATATTTCCAATATCCCCACTCCCACTCTTCAACATTTACTTTAGCTAGCTtcagtgggcttttttttttcctttgtatcagGCTACTTCTGTAAAACTAATCCAGTAATAAGAGGTTTACATCCCTAATGGCAGGGAGCTCCTAcaaatcaatgagaaaataattaacacaaaaataaattaagaaaggGAATGAAGTGGTAATTCACTAACGTAACAGAAACAGCcaagaaatacatgaaaagatatttcttACCAGTAATCaaaaaatataactaaaattaaagcaagaggttttttttctttctctgcctatCAACTTGACATAGGAAAAAAGTATGTATACTATCCAGTGTTGGTGAAGGTATAAAGAAAGTGGACTCTCATGAACTCTAGAAAATATATTGAtataacttttctctttttttttgccatttagtCATATTTATCATAATTGAAAATGTGGGTTCCCTTAAACCTgcaattctatttctatgaattcaTCATAAGGAGGTAATTAGGAAAGTACAAAAAAGTGTGTGCATGTACAAGAatatttattatagtatttttataatagaaaaattggaaataatctaATTGCCCACCCATAGTTAAGTAAATTATTgaatttctacacaatagaatactatgcaactattttaaataatatagatTATTACTTATGGACATGCAAAGATGGCTATAACTTTTTAAGTCTAGTATAAAACAGTTTAATATGActttacttgtttaaaaagttatatatttataatacatatgTGTGAGGCATGTGAATATACAGATATGTAGAAAAGAATTGTCAAAATGTTTATGtactatataatattttaaatgatcatttaatcattcattcaatattcattattcattcatttaactctATTAAGTTCTTAATATGTTCTATGCATTATGttaggtgctgggaaaactaaagagaacaaTCCAGTTAATTTAATCCACTAAGTTAACAGTGATTTTGAAAAATGACACCAACCAATATTGGTGAATTTAAGAAGGGGGGCACTTTCATACACTACCGCTGAGAATATATTTTGGTAAAACATTTCTGGAGAGCAATTTAGCACTTTTTATAAAAGCTTTGGAAATATCCATTTCATTTGACCCTACAATTCCATTTTCAGGAATTTATTCTAAAGAGAGGAGTATAGGTGTACACACAAAAAATATGTCAAGCATAAATGAGTTGCTTGGGAAGGGGGTAACCTAAATATTAAACAATAAGGATTTGgtaaataaaatatcatatatttataataCTATTTATAATACTAAGAAGTCGTGTTTAACCTAGAAAATATTTAACAcgaaaaaaagttcaaaattctttttaaaaaagaatgtgataCTAAATTGCTCAGAACTTGAGCAAATCATTTAAGTGATCTGAGTTTCTTACTACATCTGCAAAGTTTAGCTCCTTAAGGACTCTTTCAACTCTTACCTTACCTGAGTCTAGGTACTCATCCTTTcttctttataaagaaaatatgtcATCATTGGCAGTCGGTAAATGTTTGGTTAGCAGCTGTTTGCAGAGCTGTCCTCAACTAATTCATGTAATTCATGTAATtctcacaaaagagaaaatacgTGCTTCGGAAGGATATGTCCACTTTTTACCTTAGTCGTCTCATCTTTCAGGCATCGTGCTTGGCTTTGGAGACACAGAAAGACATTAGTGCCCTCAAGAGTTCAAAGTCTGATGAGGGGAACCAACAATAATGATTAAGAGTGATCAATGACAACGAAGCTCTGAAAGACGTGTTAtccaagaaaggaaaaggattccaaagggggaaaaaaacttgtCCACAAACAAGATACTCAAGAAAGGGTATGGTTGATACACAGAAACGGACCACTATTTGTGGCCTTCCTTGCTGTCCCGTTCTTCTCACACTACACAACACCCCAAATCTCTGAGGACGCTGAAGGAGAGGGGGCTGAGCCGAGCGCACACTCGATCACCGGGAGTCTCAGGTGCATCCGGCCGGGCAAGTGAGACACTGGCGGGAATCTGCAACACACAGGTAACTTCATTGAGGTTCCAAGAAAGATGACTTGGTAGCAGCCGCCAGCAGCTCTTAGCTGCCTCAGGCTTGCCTGGCGCAAGGTTTCCCGCCAATCTCAGTTCCTTCATCCTCCGAGGCCCCGCCCACTCCGGAGCCCGTGGAGAGCTTTGAGGGCGGGGAAGCTCTGGAAGCCTATCGATATCTCTGGAATAGACTGCTCTACCCTGCGCAGCCGCCGTCAAAGTCCCGCAGACTTCTCTGTAGATCGCCGAGCGGTAGTTTCGGCAGCGCTCCTTGATCCGCCGGTTCGCAGGAGGCCGCAGCCAGGTTCGCGCCGGAACCATGGTGCGTTGGATTCAGAGCTCAGGCTGGGTTGGGCAGAGGTCGGCTGGCTGGGGCTTGGCGAGCCGCCTCCCCTGTCATCTTTAGAGCGGCCTGGGGCTACGGGGCATGGGAACCTCAGCCGACGGGAGGGTTCCGGCAGTGATTCAGCATCTCCGGCCTGGCCGGGACAGGGGAGGTCGGTTGTCGGTACGGCCTTTCTCCGGGGTTTGTTTCACTTTCCACCCGGCCTTGAACAGTACCTCCTTGGTCTACTGGCCGAGTTCGCCCCTCACGTTCCTTCAGTGGAGTAGATTCCGAGCTGTCCAGAGAGGCCCCTAGTGCTCTGtgtggaagaaagaggagaaacaggGACTTGACTCGAGATCTCCCTGTACTGCCAAGTGGGGACTTGACCTCAGGGATTGGGTTCCTGGACCGCGTTCATtttcctggtgggtctgtctaaTATCTCTCCTTGAGCGCTCGATCAGAAAAGGCCCTTTTCAATCACTTTGTCCAGCCACCTAGTTTTACAACTGAGTAAATCGAGGCTGATAGAAGTGATGGAATCATGGTTACAGCACGGAGTTCAGGGCTCCAGTCCTATGTCTGCCATTCCGGCAGTCAGCCTTCTCATCCTCGTGATTGTTCTAAGTATTGTGCTGGTAGACTTGTTTTAATACCGTCTTTAAAGCAGTAATGGATCTGTCGCTGTGGTTATTTGAGTCTACCTCTAACTTCTGAGAACATTCATGTGTTTATTCATTAAATGTAAGTATTTTAAAGGCACTATTTTAAGTGCAGTGAAGGTTCAAAGATAAATCAGATATGTCCCTAATCATAATGTAAGGTAGAAAGGGACATGTTGTTAAAAAACTGTTGGGAATATGTGTTGGGATTTTGGAAGAAAAGATGGAGAAGACTTGAAGAGATAGTCATTTGAGCTAGTTTAAGGCAAAGGAATGCTTTTGACCATTTATTAGGGCCTAGTGTAAGGGAAGAGCATAAGCAGAGATAGGTAGAAGATACGGACACATAGAAACTTTAGCAGTTGACTGAACGGAAAGTGAGAGCTATGGACAGTGGTAGAATTGGAAGTTGGGAAGATAGGTCCCATCTAGATCTGCTCTGCCTTGCCCCACTAGCTCCCTGTCCATCTTGATCTGTTCTCCCTTGCCCTACTAGCTCCCTGGAAATGTAAAACTGGCTTGCTACTAAGTATGGTAGTAATCTTCCAATGAGTCTGCAATAACAGCCTTTCATTAATGTTGGATGGAAGCAGACCAGAGACCATTTTCTAATGATAGAGCTTGTGAAGATTTGGGATTTGTAATGTTCTTGTATTAATcatcttttttcatttactttcagtTTCGCAACCAATATGACAATGATGTTACTGTTTGGAGCCCTCAGGTGAAATGTTTTATACTGTTTCTATGAAGTGGCTTTTGGTGGCTGCAGTGTGTTTAGAAACTTATGGGATTGTAGGCTATgagaaaatggaatataatcatTTTAGACATTCCTGAAACCTAAATTATTTATCATTAAAGTAAatttactagtttaaaaaaaaacagcatttgaGATTTAACTATGCTGACTTGAGATTTAGGATATCTAAGTTGATTTTAAGTATAGAAAAGGGTCTTGTGTGATGACTGTAAGgtgtgttgtttttcttctttttagggCAGGATTCACCAAATTGAATATGCAATGGAAGCTGTCAAACAAGGTTCAGCCACAGTTGGTCTGAAGTCAAAAACTCATGCAGTGTTAGTTGCATTGAAGGTAAGTAAAGCAATAAACATATCTTCCTCCTTTAGAAAACAACTATCAAATGTAAGTTTCactttatagaaaataaaattgtaaacttGTTCTTATGTCTTTAAAATATCTCTATTTAGAGAGCGCAGTCAGAACTTGCAgctcatcagaaaaaaattctccatGTTGATAACCATATTGGTATCTCAATTGCGGGGCTTACTGCTGATGCTAGACTTTTATGGTGAGTATGATCatgaaaaacaagagaaagatcCCTTTTGATTCATAAAttgattgcattttttaaaaagatccagATATTTTAGGAAGTTGTCTGCCAGAGTGTTTATTAGTTAAAATTGTGAATACCTTAGTGGATTTAGGCTTAGGTACTAAGTATTCCATTTCTTGATCCCTGTAGTAGTAACTAACAGAATTAACCATATTAATATTGATGGTTTTGAGAAGTCATTGAATAATGTGATACTTGTTAACAGTGTATATTGTTGATGTTATGTCTAATAAGAATTTGACACTTTTGTTAGGTTTCTAAGGATCAGCTGAACTACCCTTCCTTTCTTTAATACATCAGtatttgactttttttgttttgtaaagctTAATGCTGGATACTGCAAGGTATACAGAGGTGAATCAGACAGAGCTCATCTTCTAGGAACTTAAAATCTAGTAGTATGTCTATAACTATAGCATTTAATACAGTGTCTTTCAGGTAACCTGGAAGTGTGTGTATTGGGAGGTGGGAGGTAGTTAGCTGAAGAAATCTCTTAATTCTGTGATTtaattaggaaagaaagaatataaacacTAACGACAAACAATaatattaatgtttaaaattttcaagtTATCTGATGAGCTCTCTGCTCTCTTAGGTCAGCAGTATAATGATGGCATTATTGGTTTTTTTCAGCTGTTGGAAGTGTAAAATATGTTGCGTtgtcaaacattttatttaacccgACCTATCCAAAATATTGTCACATcatatgtaatcaatataaaaactttattaatgagatattttgcattgtttttttactaagtctttgaaatttcATATGCATTTTATGCTTATGGTACATCTCAATTCAGATTAGACACTTTTTCAGTTCTCACTATTCACATGTGATTAGTACCTGCCATATTGGGCAACGCAGCTTTAGACAGCCTTGGGAAATGGACTTAAATGAAAGTAGTGAACAAGCAGCTTGGTTCCTGCAGCCAACATTTGATCATCAGATGTGACATGCACATAAACAATACAAAGCAACATAAAAGTGCATATCCATTTCTTGTTTATCCTCTTGGCTTTAATAGTTAGGCatgaattttcttttccccagtgtTATACTTGCTTCAGTCTTGTCAGGTTTAACAGTGAGACTCAACAGTCTAGTGTCCAGTATCTCCTCTAGAGTGCTGCTTATGGATAGACGTAACTTTGGCAGGAGCATGTTAACAATGTCCTAGTGTGGATTCTGTTTCTTGTAATTGCTCTGTTAGGGAAATTTTTGTCAGCTTTCAAGAAAAAAGCATAGTAGTTATTCTTTTTGCTAGTTCAAGACATGGAATTAAGACAGTCTTGTGGACAGTGGGAAGGGTGAAAGAAGAGAGACtgctctttttctcttgctcagCCTTCTCCATAAAGTGCTCTAAGACAAAGGTTAATCTAGAGCTAAGGAACATTTTAGTCATAAACATAGGTAAGAGTATGGTAAGTTTAAGGTTAGTCACTTTTCAATAACAGAATGCTTTAAATTTAGAAGGAGAGTTAGTATAAAAATGCATCGTTGTGGCCAGGTCTTTATGGTTCCCTTATATGGGTGTAATTCATGTAAATGTctggaagaaagcaaaaagaaatcgAATTACTTTATTTAGATTAGAATAACTCTGATTTgaaattactgatttttcttgtttgttttgtttttttagtaattttatgCGCCAGGAGTGTTTGGATTCCAGATTTGTATTTGACAGACCTCTTCCTGTGTCTCGTCTTGTATCTCTAATTGGAAGCAGTATCctttttatttatgcatttattttagcAATTTTGGCTGTAGACTTTAAAGCATTTTGATACTTAATCCTTATGTTACTTATTAGGAATATGATAATACATAACATAGGTAAGATGGTGAAAACTATAAAGTTAGTCGCTTTTCAACAacagaatgtttaaaatttagGAGAGTTGGGAGAAGTTTTACCATGGAAGAATGGGTTCTAAATAAGGAATTGGGTTGCTTTTTTATCAGCCCTTATAGATAAACAATTGATACTTTCCATATATAGATAGCCAAAATTTCAGAAGAACTAAGTACCATTTGTAGAGGAGATTTAAAGTTTTTTATTGGTGATTCTTGATATTCCAAAAAAATCCTTGCCCTTGTATCCAAAATGAATGAGATTGTCTACATCAGAGGAGGTCATTTTGCTAGCGCTCACTTTTGGGTTTGGTGGATagtcaaacattttttaatactaggccaaagaaatatttctctgttttattttcttattcctgTGGCTGACTGTGCAGCAATTAAGAAACCAGCACTCTTTGTTAATAatgtttaatttgaaaataaagatagTACTTTATTCCTTGTTAGAACAGGCTTCTTTAACTAGTTTAAGAAACCCAGATACCAACGCAACGATACGGCCGGAGACCATATGGTGTTGGGCTGCTTATTGCTGGTTATGATGTAAGTTCATAGAATATTGTTAtactttaatgattttttaaaactgactAGAAATCTTCTAATTTTTAGCTCAAAGTCAAGAATTATGTActatattttccttctgtttatagGATATGGGCCCTCACATTTTCCAAACCTGTCCGTCTGCTAACTATTTTGACTGCAGAGCTATGTCTATTGGAGCCCGTTCTCAATCAGCTCGTACTTACTTGGAGAGACATATGTCAGAGTTTATGGAGTGTAAGTGAAGTCTTTATATGGTGAATAAACACAGTATCTTAAATGAAGAAAACTGTCAGCTTTACAgaaagaattttttgaaaaattaagccCCTGAagtgtttattatttctgttatATACTAGTTTTTAACTTTCTCTGGCTACCAAAGTAGTTTCAATCACCAGTAGAACTTTTTCAAAACACAACCATGTGTCCCTGACCTTGAGATTCTTTATTCAATTGGTCTGAAGTAAGAGTGCCCCAGCCAGAATTGAGAGCCACTTTACTAGTTACCAGTTGTAAGTTCTGTTTACAACTTCTAGTTTTCTGTGATTCTTATTTTTAGTCCCACAGACATTTCTGCATTAAGTAATGCAAACAAGTAAGAAATCAGTGTAGCTATGGGGTAAAAGGTGAAAGATGAGGTGATAGGGGAGGTTTTCAAGTGCTTTGCTTATGCAAGGGCCTTGGATTTTAACACATGCTTTTTATGCATCTGTTGAGGTAATcatatgtttttttctccccttcattCTATTGTGATGTATTATATTGATTGGCTTTTGAATGTTAAACCagcttgcattcctgggataaatctctCTTGGTCATTGTATATAgtataaattaattatataaaatgtttatgtaaaCATAAATGTTGCTgtgtttatggtattttgtttgttggtattttgttgagggttttttgtgtatgtattcATAAGGGTAGTGATCCGTAGTTTTACTTTCTTATGATGTCTTTgtgtggttttggtatcagagtaatactGGCCACATAAAAGGAGTTGGAGATTCCTTTTATAAAGAGCAAATACATTGACTGGCATTCCACAGAATGCATTCTACAAAACTTTGAGCTGTATCATTTGTGAATCAGGATTGTGATTTGGCTTAGCAGAAGAAAAAGtcaaatttaataacaaaaatcatGTATCCtctcattaaataaaataataacaatgttaTTGATTACTATTAGAAGATTTTATggctaaatattaaattttttaactttttttattatgATATATTTAGTATATGACTAAAACCATAGTTTCAGATTATAGACCTGAAAACTAAAAGAAGCCTAGCATGAAAGTGGAACTAAGGaagaattgttaattttttacatttaggCAATTTGAATGAACTGGTTAAGCATGGTCTGCGTGCCTTACGGGAGACACTTCCTGCAGAACAGGACCTAACTACAAAGGTAATATCATGTTTTCCAATTATAGATACTGACATTACAGTTTAATCATTTATTGCATAAATGAAGTAACAGAGGTGTGTATACTTACAGTTCTTTAATTTAGGAGATAGTTGCCTTGGCTTGTTCTTTCTCTCTAAGCTATTCACTAAATGACTGATTTTGAAAtgagttttaaacatttcttttttgtataaAGCAATAAAACCAGTAAGTCTGATGTAGAATGTCCTTCATTTCTTCAAGAGGTAGGAATCTCTTCGTATTATTAATTCAGTTAACAAATATACTAATTGAGCCCCTACCACATGCTGGTACTAGGCATTGAGAATGTATAGTAAACATAACAGACATCTTTGCATTCCTGGAACGTACATCCAAGTGGGGGAAGATAGACAATATAGCCACAAGTAAGGTATAGGGTATATTAGAAGGTGATGAATgctattgaaaaaacaaaacaaattaagagGAGAAAGAATGACTAGTAGGATGTAGGAAGCGGGTGTGGTGGGTATAATTTAAAATAGAGTGATCAAGGATAGCCTCATTGAGAAAGTGAAATTTGAGGGAAAAATCTAAAGGAAGTGAGTGAGTATGAGCCATTCAGATGTCTGAAGCAGTATTTTTCCAAGGAATATAAGTACAAAAGCTCTGAGTCCAGAATGTTCCTCATATTCAAAGCAAAAAGGCCACTAGTGTTGGAGTCAGGGatcaagaggaagagaaagaatgaagtcAGAGAGGTAATAGAGACCAAATTGTTTATGTCCTATAAACCATTGTGGGTATTTTggattttactctgagtgagCTGTTAAGAGTTTGAGCAGAGGAATACAATGATTTGAtttaggtgttttttgttttcttttgttttttatgggttttttgttttttttttttaatggggggaggtagttaggtttatttattttttaatggaggtactgggtattgaacccaggacttcgtgtatactaggtatgcactctaccactgagataaaCCCTCCCCCTTGATTTAGGTTTTAAAAGAGTCACTGGTTGCTGTTTTGAGAACAGATTGTAGTAGGGGCATGGGTAAATAGAAATAGTCTTAAAGCTATTACAGTTAGTCAGGTGAGAGATTGTGGCGGATCAGAGCAGAGTCATAGAATTGGAGATGATGAGAAGTGGTTTAATTTTGGgtatattttgaaattagaattttaaaagtttgctaACAAATTGGTTGTGGGGgtgtgagctttaaaaaaaaaatgccttcagGATTTTTGGCCTGATTAAAGGAAGGACAGATTTATGATTTATTGAGATGGGTAAGAGAGCTGGAGGAACAGGTTTTGGGATAGGGGTTGTGGAGGAAGATCAGGCAGTTAGGACATACAGAATTGAAAATGCCTCTTGTTTGTCCATTTGGTGATACAGAGTAAGCAGTTATCAGATTTGCACCCCTTAGAGTTTGGTGGAG is a genomic window of Camelus bactrianus isolate YW-2024 breed Bactrian camel chromosome 10, ASM4877302v1, whole genome shotgun sequence containing:
- the PSMA1 gene encoding proteasome subunit alpha type-1 isoform X1, with amino-acid sequence MGTSADGRVPAVIQHLRPGRDRGGRLSFRNQYDNDVTVWSPQGRIHQIEYAMEAVKQGSATVGLKSKTHAVLVALKRAQSELAAHQKKILHVDNHIGISIAGLTADARLLCNFMRQECLDSRFVFDRPLPVSRLVSLIGSKTQIPTQRYGRRPYGVGLLIAGYDDMGPHIFQTCPSANYFDCRAMSIGARSQSARTYLERHMSEFMECNLNELVKHGLRALRETLPAEQDLTTKNVSIGIVGKDLEFTIYDDDDVSPFLEGLEERPQRKAQPAQPADEPAEKADEPMEH
- the PSMA1 gene encoding proteasome subunit alpha type-1 isoform X3, which translates into the protein MTMMLLFGALRIHQIEYAMEAVKQGSATVGLKSKTHAVLVALKRAQSELAAHQKKILHVDNHIGISIAGLTADARLLCNFMRQECLDSRFVFDRPLPVSRLVSLIGSKTQIPTQRYGRRPYGVGLLIAGYDDMGPHIFQTCPSANYFDCRAMSIGARSQSARTYLERHMSEFMECNLNELVKHGLRALRETLPAEQDLTTKNVSIGIVGKDLEFTIYDDDDVSPFLEGLEERPQRKAQPAQPADEPAEKADEPMEH
- the PSMA1 gene encoding proteasome subunit alpha type-1 isoform X2 — its product is MFRNQYDNDVTVWSPQGRIHQIEYAMEAVKQGSATVGLKSKTHAVLVALKRAQSELAAHQKKILHVDNHIGISIAGLTADARLLCNFMRQECLDSRFVFDRPLPVSRLVSLIGSKTQIPTQRYGRRPYGVGLLIAGYDDMGPHIFQTCPSANYFDCRAMSIGARSQSARTYLERHMSEFMECNLNELVKHGLRALRETLPAEQDLTTKNVSIGIVGKDLEFTIYDDDDVSPFLEGLEERPQRKAQPAQPADEPAEKADEPMEH